CGCCTACTGCGTCAGCAAGGCCGCGGTCGATCAGCTCACGAAGTGCCTTTCGCTCGAGCTCGCCCCGAAGGGGATCAGGGTCAACGCGGTCAACCCCGGCGTCGTCGTCACCGATCTCCACCGGAGCGGCGGGATGTCCGAGGCGGACTACGCCGCGTTCCTCGAGAGGTGCAAGGGGACGCACCCCCTCGGGCGCGTCGGCACGGCCGAAGAGGTGGCCGAGTCGATCGCCTTCCTCGCCTCCCCCGCGTCGGGGTGGATCACCGGGATCACGCTGAGCGTCGACGGAGGGCGGGCGAACGCCTCGGCACGCTAGCCCCCGGAGCGCGATCGCCGATTCCGCGAGATCGGCCGCTCTCGCCGCGCTCGTCGCCCTCGGCGCGGCGCTCCCGGCCGGCGCGGGAGACGATCACCTCGCCGGCGTCGTCGAGCGCGTGGCCGAAGGGAGCGTGACGCTCGACTCGGCCACCGTGCTCCTCGCGGAGGGGGGGCGCGTCCGCGGCGACGCGGAGGGGCTCGCCGGGGTGAAGCCGGGGTGGTGGGCCGAGGCGGACGGCTCGTTCGACGAGAGAGGTCGCTTCCTCGCGCGCCGCGTGAAGGTTCGCGAGGAGGCCCCGGGGAGCTCGTTCGCGGACCGCGTGCAGCGGATGTCCCTCACCGAGTCGTCGAAGCTCGACGGGTCGGATCGGATCGTCACGAGCCCCGCGATCGTCGAGTACGTCCAGAAGGTCGGCGGAAGCGTCGTCCCCCCATGGGCGGCCGCGCAGGCGTTCTACTCGTTCGGGATCATCAGGGATCCCACGCTCAACGCCTTCGCCCTTCCGAACGGATCGATCTACGTCCACACCGGCCTCCTGGCGAGGCTCGACAACGAGGCGCAGCTCGCCATCGTCCTCGGGCACGAGGTCGCCCACGTCACGGAGAGGCACGGGCAGCGACAGTACAAGGCGGGGGTCTCCGCCTTCTTCCCGGCGCAGATCGGCGCCGTCATCCTCGGCGTGCAGTTCGGCCGCAGGACGAGCGGCGTGTATCCCCAGTTCATGGTCGGCCTCGGCCTCGAGCTCGGCCTCTCCGCCGCGGTGAACGGCTACGGGCGCGGCCTCGAGGATCAGGCCGACCGGGTCGGGCTGCGCTACGCGGTCGAGGCGGGGTACGACCCGGCCGAGGGGCCGAAGATCTGGGTGGCCTTCAACGACGTCGAGGGCGACGAGGGGAGCGTCGAGAACTTCTTCTACGGCAACCACTCGACGAACGAGGTCCGGAAGGAGAACCTCGAGGCCGAGATCGATCGCCACTACCCGGCGCCGCCCCCGGCCGCGCGCCGCGCGAACGACGACGTCTACGAGACGACGATGCTGGATCTGATCCGCGAGAACGCGGTGGCCGACTTCGACCTGAAGCGGTACCACCTCGCGGCGAAGGGGTTCGACCGCGTTCTCGCGCACCGCCCCGGCGACCCGGTCGCGCACCACTACACCGGGCTCATCATCGTGGCCACGGATGACTCGCCGGACGGCGCAGCGCGGGCGGCCGCGGAGTTCCTTCGCGCGCTGGCGGTCGCCCCCGACTACGCCCCGGCGCATCGCGATCTCGGGCGGCTCTACGCCCGCACGGGCCAGACGATCGACGCGGCGGCGCACCTCGGGAGATATCTCGAGCTCGCGCCCGAGGACGCAACGGATCGGGGCGACGTGGAGAAGGAGCTCGCGGCCCTCCCGCGATGACCTGCGCGGGCGATTACTTCAGGAAGCGGGCCGCGGCCGGTAGCCTCACGAAGAAGACGCAGCCACCCTTTGTCTCCGCGTCGTGGACGCCGCCGGGGGGGGTGTAGAGGTAGTCGCCTTCGGCCAGCGAATCGCCGCCGACCCGCATCGATCCCTCGACGACGAAGACCTCCTCCCCCTCCGGGTGCTCGTGCGCGGGATACCGCGTGCCGGGCTCCATCTTCACGAGATACGTGCCGGCGTTCCGCTCCGCGAACATGAGAAGCGGTCTGTAGCTGACGCCGGGGATCTTGCTCGGCTCCCACCGCGCGCCGGCGGACTTGACGATGGTCTTCGCGCTCACGCGTCACCTCCTGGCGGACGACGGGCGCCCCGGCGGGCAACCGGTGCGACGCCGCGATTGTACCGCCCCCGCCGCCCTTGACGAAGGGGGCGTCACGGGAAATGATGACGGGGCTCGCAGGAGATCCTTCGATGGACCACGTCCCCGCGGAATCGGAGCTCATCTACGACTGGAACCGGAAGGACGGCTTCGCCTTCCGGCACGCAGAGAACCTCGAGCTGAACGACGAATCGCTCCGCGACGGCTGCCAGTCCCCCTCGGTCACGGACCCGCCCATCGAGGACAAGCTGCGCCTCGTCCATCTCATGGAGAAGCTCGAGATCCGCGGCGTCGACATCGGGCTTCCGGGGGCCGGCCCCCGCGCCGTCGCCGACATCACCCGCATCGTCGAGGAGATCCGCGACCACCGGATGAAGATCCGCCCGAACTGCGCGGTCCGGACGGTCGTGTCGGACGTGCAGGCCCTCGTCGAGGTCTCGCAGGCCACGGGCGTGGCGGTCGAGGCGTGCGCGTTCATCGGCTCGTCGTCGATACGGCAGCTCGCGGAGAGCTGGTCGCTCGATCACGTCCTCAGGCTCTCGGTCACGGCCATCGAGCACGGCGTGAAGAACGGGCTCCCCGTCACGTACGTCACCGAGGACACGACGCGGGCCACCCCCGACGCCGTGCGAAGGCTCTACACGGCGGCGATCGAGGCCGGCGCCACGCGCATCTGCGTCTGCGACACCGTCGGCCACGCGACGCCAATCGGCGTGCGGCACCTCCTGAAGTTCGTGAAGAAGGTCGTCCTCGAGTCGGGGGAGCGCGTTTTCATCGACTGGCACGGCCACTCCGATCGCGGCCTCGCCATCCCCAACAGCATGATGGCGATCGCCAGCGGCGCCGACCGGATCCACGCCACGGCGCTCGGGGTCGGCGAGAGGTGCGGCAACACGCCGATGGATCAGCTCCTCGTCAATCTGAGGCTCGAGGGGATCATCGACACCGATCTCACGTGCCTCGACGACTACGTCCGCACCTTCTCGCGGGCCGCCGGCGTCCCCATCCCGATCAACTACCCGGTGATGGGAGACGACGCCTTCAGGACGGCGACGGGGGTGCACGCCGCCGCCATCATCAAGGCGCGCCGCATCGGCGAGGACTGGCTCGCCGACCGCGTCTACTCGGGGGTGCCGGCCTCGATGGTCGGGCGGACGCAGAAGATCGAGATCGGCTTCATGTCCGGCGCCTCGAACGTCTCGCACTGGCTCGCGGCCCACGACGTCGAGCCCGACAGGGATCTCGTCGACGCGATCCTGAAGGCGGCGAAGGAGCGGACGCACATCCTCTCGGACGACGAGATCCTCGCCATCGTCCGCGCGCGGCGGGCTTGATCCGCCTCGGCTTCCACGGCGCGGCCCGCACCGTCACCGGCTCGCGCTACCTCCTCAGCGCCGACAACGATCGCCTGCTCGTCGACTGCGGCGCCTTCCAGGGGCTCAAGGAGCTTCGGCTCCGGAACTGGAACCCTCCGCCCTTCGAGCCGTGGCGCGTCGACTGGGTGGTGCTCACGCACGCGCACATCGATCACGTGGGGTACCTCCCCCGGCTCGTCCGCGAGGGGTTCCGCGGCCCCGTCTACTGCACGCCGCCGACGCACGACCTCCTCTCGCTCATGCTGATGGACGCCGCCCACCTCCACGAGGAGGAGGCGGAGTACCGGAACTGGAAGGGAACGACGAAGCACCGTCCCGCGAAGCCCTTCTTCGAGACGGAGGACGTCGTCCGCACGATGCGGCTCGTGCAGTCGCATCCCTACGGGACGGTCAAGGAGCTCTCGCGCCATCTCTCCTTCCGGTTCGCGGACGTGGGGCACCTGCTCGGCTCCGCGATGATCGAGCTGCACGCGGAGGACGCCGGCCGCAAGCTCGACATCCTCTTCAGCGGCGACGTCGGCCGGTACGACGTGCCGCTCTATCCCGATCCCGGGCCGCCCCCCCAGTGCGACGTCCTTCTCGTGGAGTCGACGTACGGCGATCGGTCGCACTCTCCGGAGGATCTCTTCGATCAGATCGAGGCCCTGGCCCGCCGGGCCTTCGAGCGGGGGGGAGTCCTTCTCGTCCCGGCCTTCGCGGTCGGGCGCGCGCAGCAGGTCATCTACATCCTGCGCACTCTCATGGAGAGGAAGCGGCTTCCCGAGCTCAAGATCCACATCGACAGCCCGATGGCGGTCGACGCGACGAAGCTCTACAGCCAGTACCCCGCCGAGCACCGGCAGGACGACCCCACCCCCGGCGGCGAGCCGTCGAAGCTCACCGGCCCGTACGTCGTGTTGCACCGGACGCGCGAGGAGTCCAAGCAGCTCAACTCCTTCGAGGGGCCGGGGGTCGTCATCTCGGCGAGCGGCATGCTCACCGGCGGGCGCGTGCTGCACCACCTGCGGCACTACGCGCCCGATCCGCGCCACGTGATCATGCTCGCCGGATACCAGGCGGCGGGGACCCGCGGCCGCGCCCTCGCCGACGGCGCCGGCACTCTCAAGCTGCACGGGATCAGCGTCCCGGTTCGGGCCACGATCGGCACGGTCCACGGCCTCTCCGGCCACGCCGACGCGGGGGAGCTGATGAAGTGGCTCGAGCCCCTTCGCGGAAAGAGCCGCCGCGCCTTCGTCGTCCACGGCGAGCCGCACTCGGCCGACACCTTCGCGAAGCGGCTCCATGACGAGCTGGGGTGGGACGCGCGCGCCCCTCAGCTCGACGAGGTGGTGGAGCTGTGACCGACTCGTACCTCAAGGCCTTCGAGGACATCGAGTTCCTCAACCGCGAGGAGCTGCGCCCGGTACGGCTCCAGCTCGAGCTGCTCAAGCCCGAGATCGTGCAGAACGAGCAGCACGTCAACTCGACGATCGTCGTCTTCGGGTCGGCCCGCATCGTCGAGCCCGCCGTGGCCTCGGCCGCTCTCGCGCAGGCCTCCGCGGCGCCGGAAGGCGCCGCGGCGCAGGCGGCGGCCCGGAAGCGCGTGGAGCAGGGACGCTTCTACGACGAGGCGAGGGAGTTCGCGCGCATCGTCTCGTCCACCTGCCAGGTGCAGGGGCACCGGGAGTACGTCATCGTGACCGGCGGCGGCCCCGGCGTGATGGAGGCCGCGAACCGCGGCGCGCACGACGCCGGCGCCATCAGCGTCGGGCTG
This window of the Acidobacteriota bacterium genome carries:
- a CDS encoding M48 family metalloprotease; translated protein: MAEGSVTLDSATVLLAEGGRVRGDAEGLAGVKPGWWAEADGSFDERGRFLARRVKVREEAPGSSFADRVQRMSLTESSKLDGSDRIVTSPAIVEYVQKVGGSVVPPWAAAQAFYSFGIIRDPTLNAFALPNGSIYVHTGLLARLDNEAQLAIVLGHEVAHVTERHGQRQYKAGVSAFFPAQIGAVILGVQFGRRTSGVYPQFMVGLGLELGLSAAVNGYGRGLEDQADRVGLRYAVEAGYDPAEGPKIWVAFNDVEGDEGSVENFFYGNHSTNEVRKENLEAEIDRHYPAPPPAARRANDDVYETTMLDLIRENAVADFDLKRYHLAAKGFDRVLAHRPGDPVAHHYTGLIIVATDDSPDGAARAAAEFLRALAVAPDYAPAHRDLGRLYARTGQTIDAAAHLGRYLELAPEDATDRGDVEKELAALPR
- a CDS encoding cupin domain-containing protein produces the protein MSAKTIVKSAGARWEPSKIPGVSYRPLLMFAERNAGTYLVKMEPGTRYPAHEHPEGEEVFVVEGSMRVGGDSLAEGDYLYTPPGGVHDAETKGGCVFFVRLPAAARFLK
- a CDS encoding 2-isopropylmalate synthase, with amino-acid sequence MDHVPAESELIYDWNRKDGFAFRHAENLELNDESLRDGCQSPSVTDPPIEDKLRLVHLMEKLEIRGVDIGLPGAGPRAVADITRIVEEIRDHRMKIRPNCAVRTVVSDVQALVEVSQATGVAVEACAFIGSSSIRQLAESWSLDHVLRLSVTAIEHGVKNGLPVTYVTEDTTRATPDAVRRLYTAAIEAGATRICVCDTVGHATPIGVRHLLKFVKKVVLESGERVFIDWHGHSDRGLAIPNSMMAIASGADRIHATALGVGERCGNTPMDQLLVNLRLEGIIDTDLTCLDDYVRTFSRAAGVPIPINYPVMGDDAFRTATGVHAAAIIKARRIGEDWLADRVYSGVPASMVGRTQKIEIGFMSGASNVSHWLAAHDVEPDRDLVDAILKAAKERTHILSDDEILAIVRARRA
- a CDS encoding MBL fold metallo-hydrolase, yielding MRLGFHGAARTVTGSRYLLSADNDRLLVDCGAFQGLKELRLRNWNPPPFEPWRVDWVVLTHAHIDHVGYLPRLVREGFRGPVYCTPPTHDLLSLMLMDAAHLHEEEAEYRNWKGTTKHRPAKPFFETEDVVRTMRLVQSHPYGTVKELSRHLSFRFADVGHLLGSAMIELHAEDAGRKLDILFSGDVGRYDVPLYPDPGPPPQCDVLLVESTYGDRSHSPEDLFDQIEALARRAFERGGVLLVPAFAVGRAQQVIYILRTLMERKRLPELKIHIDSPMAVDATKLYSQYPAEHRQDDPTPGGEPSKLTGPYVVLHRTREESKQLNSFEGPGVVISASGMLTGGRVLHHLRHYAPDPRHVIMLAGYQAAGTRGRALADGAGTLKLHGISVPVRATIGTVHGLSGHADAGELMKWLEPLRGKSRRAFVVHGEPHSADTFAKRLHDELGWDARAPQLDEVVEL
- a CDS encoding TIGR00730 family Rossman fold protein, with product MGRARPSARRGGGAVTDSYLKAFEDIEFLNREELRPVRLQLELLKPEIVQNEQHVNSTIVVFGSARIVEPAVASAALAQASAAPEGAAAQAAARKRVEQGRFYDEAREFARIVSSTCQVQGHREYVIVTGGGPGVMEAANRGAHDAGAISVGLNITLPHEQAPNPYVTPELNFQFRYFAVRKMHFLMRAKALVAFPGGYGTFDELFETLTLVQTGKVAPLPIVLFGREFWERAIDWAYLAEEGLISPEDTRLFRVADRAQEAWDLITQFHRSGGWPK